Proteins from one Clupea harengus chromosome 17, Ch_v2.0.2, whole genome shotgun sequence genomic window:
- the LOC116224439 gene encoding uncharacterized protein LOC116224439 isoform X2, translating to MATDLIVWAWAVFVLRTVLSEVPEGLGPVSGSTGGYGPDSLNSTSGEAADSSSHEPKPHQSLSLHKPETLGNPDVQWILANPLSSRRVPFGSKYGHKVLGSSQEGRGDSNTAVPPSYSSALPSNPGGMVVHPSSSTKFPQGQSYQSSAFNVIQPTNSKLFQNKDAPSMGQDAPNPSEPGSQDAPNPSEPGRPDAPGAGPDASSMGRVLQRFPEQFISRKTVDVMQVLNEPNSKFFQNKDELDQELIQSSEMHEPDASTVYRWPVSSIQLQSQHSGAVQTEQIQARPQTNDRVLQRFPERFTSQKPVDVMQLNEPNSKFFQNKDELDQETIQSSEMHEPDASTVYRWPVSSIQLQSQHSGAVQTEQIQAGPQTNDRVLQRFPERFISQKPVDVMQLNEPNSKFFQNKDELDQETIQSSEMHEPDASTVYRWPVSSIQLQSQHSGAVQTEQIQAGPQTNDRVLQRFPERFISQKPVDVMQLNEPNSKFFQNKDELDQEPIQSSEMHEPDASTAYRWPVSSIQLQSQHSGAVQTERRPSIGADFQARPQYFAPSEPGRPGAGSDASSMGQDAPSLSEPGSQDAPNPSEPGSQDATGIDAPSMGQDAPNPSEPGSQDATGPDAPSMGQDAPNPSEPGRQDAPGAGQDASSMGRVNDRVLRRFPEQFLSQKTQNTVYRWPVSSIQLQSQHSGAVQTEQIQARPQTNDRVLQRFPERFTSQKPVDVMQLNEPNSKFFQNKDELDQETIQSSEMHEPDASTVYRWPVSSIQLQSQHSGAVQTEQIQAGPQTNDRVLQRFPERFISQKPVDVMQLNEPNSKFFQNKDELDQEPIQSSEMHEPDASTAYRWPVSSIQLQSQHSGAVQTERRPSIGADFQARPQYFAPSEPGRPDAPGAGSDASSMGQDAPSLSEPGSQDAPNPSEPGSQDATGIDAPSMGQDAPNPSEPGSQDATGLDAPSMGQDAPNPSEPGSQDATGPDAPSMGQDAPNPSEPGRQDAPGAGQDASSMGRVNDRVLRRFPEQFLSQKTQNTVYRWPVSSIQLQSQHSGAVQTEQIQARPQTNDRVLQRFPERFISQKPVDVMQLNEPNSKFFQNKDELDQEPIQSSEMHEPDASTVYRWPVSSIQLQSQHSGAVQTEQIQAGPQTNDRVLQRFPERFISQKPVDVMQLNEPNSKFFQNKDELDQEPIQSSEMHEPDASTAYRWPVSSIQLQSQHSGAVQTERRPSIGAHFQARPQYFAPSPSEPGRPDAPNPSEPSRPDAPGAGPDASSMGRVNDRVLQRFPEPFISQKTQNAVYRWPVSNIQLQSQHSGAVQTERRPSIGAHFQARPQTNDRVLQSFPEQYTNQKTVDVIKVLNEPNSESLYGSKTSQEAKQASNVLHQKEQGSQQPIQSTDTTVSHGVQMLEPSKTNPVQSPNEFYSEPDPQFGSEGTIRPGSQSAATATEILGTTSGYLSPHEPKYQLPAQTSSSYSYGTSGQLANKGDPVPSGSHGPIRSQGGVEGRQPSGEQNLPSRVDALNRLKQALHNVSRGHLFHSVMQRLIPASSPSWNMGEGWDFLGSAENSPSLTGDQSHFGDDGNDLSTSVSRGETSSSKSSISHAPENVGSGKSDGGVMSPSPLVNVYGSGSSSALSNAVSSHRGNDGSARKGTTIQQTTKEAPKGPLQMSAACLTRKVIPAQRRIPAKSFYRKMSAVKPAKHHWPLLTPKRFRKLRVLEGKCEGAAHKL from the exons ATGGCTACAGATTTAATTGTATG GGCTTGGGCTGTTTTTGTGTTGAGGACTGTGTTGTCTGAAGTTCCAGAAG GGTTAGGACCAGTTTCTGGCAGCACTGGAGGTTATGGCCCTGATTCCTTGAACTCCACATCAGGAGAGGCTGCTGACTCTTCAAGTCATGAACCTAAACCGCATCAGTCTTTGTCTCTACACAAACCAGAGACCTTGGGAAATCCTGATGTGCAGTGGATCCTAGCAAATCCCTTAAGCTCTAGACGGGTTCCTTTTGGCTCTAAATACGGCCACAAAGTTCTAGGTAGTTCTCAAGAGGGTCGAGGTGACAGCAACACTGCAGTGCCCCCCAGTTATAGTAGCGCTTTACCAAGTAATCCTGGAGGCATGGTTGTCCACCCAAGCAGCTCTACCAAGTTCCCCCAGGGCCAGAGCTATCAGTCTAGTGCATTCAATGTGATTCAGCCAACCAACTCTAAATTATTTCAGAACAAAGATGCCCCCAGCATGGGCCAAGATGCCCCCAACCCCAGTGAaccaggcagccaagatgcccccaaccccagtgagccaggcagaCCAGATGCCCCAGGTGCAGGCCCAGATGCCTCCAGCATGGGCCGGGTGCTGCAAAGATTTCCAGAACAGTTTATAAGCCGAAAGACGGTGGATGTAATGCAAGTCCTTAATGAACCAAATTCTAAATTCTTTCAGAACAAAGATGAACTTGACCAAGAACTCATCCAATCCTCTGAAATGCATGAACCTGACGCAAGCACAGTGTATAG ATGGCCTGTGTCAAGTATTCAACTGCAGAGTCAACACAGTGGTGCTGTCCAAACTGAACAAATTCAAGCAAGGCCTCAGACTAATGACAGGGTGCTGCAAAGATTTCCTGAACGGTTTACAAGCCAAAAGCCGGTGGATGTAATGCAACTCAATGAACCAAATTCTAAATTCTTTCAGAACAAAGATGAACTTGACCAAGAAACCATCCAATCCTCTGAAATGCATGAACCTGACGCAAGCACAGTGTATAGATGGCCTGTGTCAAGTATTCAACTGCAGAGTCAACACAGTGGTGCTGTCCAAACTGAACAAATTCAAGCAGGGCCTCAGACTAATGACAGGGTGCTGCAAAGATTTCCTGAACGGTTTATAAGCCAAAAGCCGGTGGATGTAATGCAACTCAATGAACCAAATTCTAAATTCTTTCAGAACAAAGATGAACTTGACCAAGAAACCATCCAATCCTCTGAAATGCATGAACCTGACGCAAGCACAGTGTATAGATGGCCTGTGTCAAGTATTCAACTGCAGAGTCAACACAGTGGTGCTGTCCAAACTGAACAAATTCAAGCAGGGCCTCAGACTAATGACAGGGTGCTGCAAAGATTTCCTGAACGGTTTATAAGCCAAAAGCCGGTGGATGTAATGCAACTCAATGAACCAAATTCTAAATTCTTTCAGAACAAAGATGAACTTGACCAAGAACCCATCCAATCCTCTGAAATGCATGAACCTGACGCAAGCACAGCGTATAGATGGCCTGTGTCAAGTATTCAACTGCAGAGTCAACACAGTGGTGCTGTCCAAACTGAGCGGCGACCTTCCATAGGGGCAGATTTTCAAGCAAGGCCTCAGTATTTTGCCCCCAGCGAACCAGGCAGACCAGGTGCAGGATCAGATGCCTCCAGCATGGGCCAAGATGCCCCCAGCCtcagtgagccaggcagccaagatgcccccaaccccagtgagccaggcagccaagatgccaCAGGCATAGATGCCCCCAGCATGGGCCAAGATGCCCCAAACCCCAGTGAaccaggcagccaagatgccaCAGGCCCAGATGCCCCCAGCATGGGCCAAGATGCCCCCAaccccagtgagccaggcagaCAAGATGCCCCAGGTGCAGGCCAAGATGCCTCCAGCATGGGCCGGGTGAATGACCGGGTGCTGCGAAGATTTCCTGAACAGTTTTTAAgccaaaagacacaaaacacagtgTATAGATGGCCTGTGTCAAGTATTCAACTGCAGAGTCAACACAGTGGTGCTGTCCAAACTGAACAAATTCAAGCAAGGCCTCAGACTAATGACAGGGTGCTGCAAAGATTTCCTGAACGGTTTACAAGCCAAAAGCCGGTGGATGTAATGCAACTCAATGAACCAAATTCTAAATTCTTTCAGAACAAAGATGAACTTGACCAAGAAACCATCCAATCCTCTGAAATGCATGAACCTGACGCAAGCACAGTGTATAGATGGCCTGTGTCAAGTATTCAACTGCAGAGTCAACACAGTGGTGCTGTCCAAACTGAACAAATTCAAGCAGGGCCTCAGACTAATGACAGGGTGCTGCAAAGATTTCCTGAACGGTTTATAAGCCAAAAGCCGGTGGATGTAATGCAACTCAATGAACCAAATTCTAAATTCTTTCAGAACAAAGATGAACTTGACCAAGAACCCATCCAATCCTCTGAAATGCATGAACCTGACGCAAGCACAGCGTATAGATGGCCTGTGTCAAGTATTCAACTGCAGAGTCAACACAGTGGTGCTGTCCAAACTGAGCGGCGACCTTCCATAGGGGCAGATTTTCAAGCAAGGCCTCAGTATTTTGCCCCCAGCGAACCAGGCAGACCAGATGCCCCAGGTGCAGGATCAGATGCCTCCAGCATGGGCCAAGATGCCCCCAGCCtcagtgagccaggcagccaagatgcccccaaccccagtgagccaggcagccaagatgccaCAGGCATAGATGCCCCCAGCATGGGCCAAGATGCCCCAAACCCCAGTGAaccaggcagccaagatgccaCAGGCCTAGATGCCCCCAGCATGGGCCAAGATGCCCCAAACCCCAGTGAaccaggcagccaagatgccaCAGGCCCAGATGCCCCCAGCATGGGCCAAGATGCCCCCAaccccagtgagccaggcagaCAAGATGCCCCAGGTGCAGGCCAAGATGCCTCCAGCATGGGCCGGGTGAATGACCGGGTGCTGCGAAGATTTCCTGAACAGTTTTTAAgccaaaagacacaaaacacagtgTATAGATGGCCTGTGTCAAGTATTCAACTGCAGAGTCAACACAGTGGTGCTGTCCAAACTGAACAAATTCAAGCAAGGCCTCAGACTAATGACAGGGTGCTGCAAAGATTTCCTGAACGGTTTATAAGCCAAAAGCCGGTGGATGTAATGCAACTCAATGAACCAAATTCTAAATTCTTTCAGAACAAAGATGAACTTGACCAAGAACCCATCCAATCCTCTGAAATGCATGAACCTGACGCAAGCACAGTGTATAGATGGCCTGTGTCAAGTATTCAACTGCAGAGTCAACACAGTG GTGCTGTCCAAACTGAACAAATTCAAGCAGGGCCTCAGACTAATGACAGGGTGCTGCAAAGATTTCCTGAACGGTTTATAAGCCAAAAGCCGGTGGATGTAATGCAACTCAATGAACCAAATTCTAAATTCTTTCAGAACAAAGATGAACTTGACCAAGAACCCATCCAATCCTCTGAAATGCATGAACCTGATGCAAGCACAGCGTATAGATGGCCTGTGTCAAGTATTCAACTGCAGAGTCAACACAGTGGTGCTGTCCAAACTGAGCGGCGACCTTCCATAGGGGCACATTTTCAAGCAAGGCCTCAGTATTTTGCCCCCAGCCCCAGTGAACCAGGCAGACCAGATGCCCCCAACCCCAGTGAGCCAAGCAGACCAGATGCCCCAGGTGCAGGTCCAGATGCCTCCAGCATGGGCCGGGTGAATGACCGGGTGCTGCAAAGATTTCCTGAACCGTTTATAAGCCAAAAGACACAAAACGCAGTGTATAGATGGCCTGTGTCAAATATTCAACTGCAGAGTCAACACAGTGGTGCTGTCCAAACTGAGCGGCGACCTTCCATAGGGGCACATTTTCAAGCAAGGCCTCAGACTAATGACAGGGTCCTGCAAAGTTTTCCTGAACAGTATACAAACCAAAAGACAGTGGATGTAATCAAAGTCCTTAATGAACCAAATTCTGAATCTCTGTATGGCAGTAAGACCTCACAGGAGGCAAAACAGGCTTCTAATGTTTTGCACCAAAAAGAGCAGGGGAGCCAGCAACCTATTCAGTCTACTGACACCACTGTGAGTCATGGTGTCCAGATGCTGGAGCCCAGTAAAACCAACCCTGTCCAGAGTCCAAATGAGTTTTATTCAGAGCCAGACCCACAGTTTGGATCTGAAGGCACCATAAGGCCTGGTTCTCagtctgctgccactgccacagagATACTGGGCACAACCTCAGGCTACTTGAGTCCACATGAGCCAAAGTACCAGCTACCTGCTCAGACCAGCTCTAGCTACAGCTATGGAACTAGTGGGCAGCTTGCTAATAAAGGGGATCCAGTGCCTTCTGGAAGTCATGGCCCTATCAGAAGCCAAGGTGGAGTTGAGGGCAGACAGCCCAGTGGTGAGCAAAACTTGCCTTCAAGAGTTGATGCACTCAATCGGCTTAAGCAAGCTCTTCACAATGTGTCAAGAGGTCACCTGTTTCACTCTGTTATGCAGAGGCTTATTCCAGCTAGTTCTCCCTCCTGGAACATGGGTGAAGGATGGGATTTCCTTGGCAGTGCTGAGAACTCCCCATCCTTAACCGGAGACCAAAGTCATTTTGGAGATGATGGAAATGACTTGTCCACCAGTGTGAGTCGAGGTGAAACTTCCAGCAGCAAGAGCAGCATCAGTCATGCTCCTGAAAATGTTGGATCTGGAAAAAGTGATGGTGGCGTCATGTCGCCTTCACCTTTGGTGAACGTGTATGGAAGTGGATCTAGCAGTGCCTTGTCCAATGCTGTGTCCTCCCACAGAGGCAATGATGGCTCCGCAAGGAAGGGGACCACCATCCAGCAAACTACTAAAGAAGCCCCTAAAGGACCCTTGCAAATGTCGGCTGCCTGTTTGACACGTAAAGTAATCCCTGCCCAGAGGAGAATTCCAGCAAAAAGCTTCTATCGGAAAATGTCTGCTGTGAAACCAGCTAAACACCATTGGCCTCTCCTTACTCCAAAACGGTTTCGCAAGCTAAGGGTCCTGGaag GAAAATGTGAAGGGGCTGCCCACAAACTTTAA
- the LOC116224439 gene encoding uncharacterized protein LOC116224439 isoform X14 — MPPAPVNRMPQAQAQMPLPQMTASNLWRPSKGEVFQARPQTNDRVLQSFPERYISQKTVDVIKVLNEPNSKFFQNKDELDQEPIQSSEMHEPDASTAYRWPVSSIQLQSQHSGAVQTERRPSIGADFQARPQYFAPSEPGRPDAPGAGQDASSMGRVNDRVLRRFPEQFLSQKTQNTVYRWPVSSIQLQSQHSGAVQTEQIQARPQTNDRVLQRFPERFTSQKPVDVMQLNEPNSKFFQNKDELDQETIQSSEMHEPDASTVYRWPVSSIQLQSQHSGAVQTEQIQAGPQTNDRVLQRFPERFISQKPVDVMQLNEPNSKFFQNKDELDQETIQSSEMHEPDASTVYRWPVSSIQLQSQHSGAVQTEQIQAGPQTNDRVLQRFPERFISQKPVDVMQLNEPNSKFFQNKDELDQEPIQSSEMHEPDASTAYRWPVSSIQLQSQHSGAVQTERRPSIGADFQARPQYFAPSEPGRPGAGSDASSMGQDAPSLSEPGSQDAPNPSEPGSQDATGIDAPSMGQDAPNPSEPGSQDATGPDAPSMGQDAPNPSEPGRQDAPGAGQDASSMGRVNDRVLRRFPEQFLSQKTQNTVYRWPVSSIQLQSQHSGAVQTEQIQARPQTNDRVLQRFPERFTSQKPVDVMQLNEPNSKFFQNKDELDQETIQSSEMHEPDASTVYRWPVSSIQLQSQHSGAVQTEQIQAGPQTNDRVLQRFPERFISQKPVDVMQLNEPNSKFFQNKDELDQEPIQSSEMHEPDASTAYRWPVSSIQLQSQHSGAVQTERRPSIGADFQARPQYFAPSEPGRPDAPGAGSDASSMGQDAPSLSEPGSQDAPNPSEPGSQDATGIDAPSMGQDAPNPSEPGSQDATGLDAPSMGQDAPNPSEPGSQDATGPDAPSMGQDAPNPSEPGRQDAPGAGQDASSMGRVNDRVLRRFPEQFLSQKTQNTVYRWPVSSIQLQSQHSGAVQTEQIQARPQTNDRVLQRFPERFISQKPVDVMQLNEPNSKFFQNKDELDQEPIQSSEMHEPDASTVYRWPVSSIQLQSQHSGAVQTEQIQAGPQTNDRVLQRFPERFISQKPVDVMQLNEPNSKFFQNKDELDQEPIQSSEMHEPDASTAYRWPVSSIQLQSQHSGAVQTERRPSIGAHFQARPQYFAPSPSEPGRPDAPNPSEPSRPDAPGAGPDASSMGRVNDRVLQRFPEPFISQKTQNAVYRWPVSNIQLQSQHSGAVQTERRPSIGAHFQARPQTNDRVLQSFPEQYTNQKTVDVIKVLNEPNSESLYGSKTSQEAKQASNVLHQKEQGSQQPIQSTDTTVSHGVQMLEPSKTNPVQSPNEFYSEPDPQFGSEGTIRPGSQSAATATEILGTTSGYLSPHEPKYQLPAQTSSSYSYGTSGQLANKGDPVPSGSHGPIRSQGGVEGRQPSGEQNLPSRVDALNRLKQALHNVSRGHLFHSVMQRLIPASSPSWNMGEGWDFLGSAENSPSLTGDQSHFGDDGNDLSTSVSRGETSSSKSSISHAPENVGSGKSDGGVMSPSPLVNVYGSGSSSALSNAVSSHRGNDGSARKGTTIQQTTKEAPKGPLQMSAACLTRKVIPAQRRIPAKSFYRKMSAVKPAKHHWPLLTPKRFRKLRVLEGKCEGAAHKL; from the exons ATGCCCCCAGCCCCAGTAAACCGGATGCCCCAGGCGCAGGCCCAGATGCCACTTCCTCAAATGACTGCATCAAACCTGTGGCGACCTTCCAAGGGGGAAGTTTTTCAAGCAAGGCCTCAGACTAATGACAGGGTCCTGCAAAGTTTTCCTGAACGGTATATAAGCCAAAAGACAGTGGATGTAATCAAAGTCCTTAATGAACCAA ATTCTAAATTCTTTCAGAACAAAGATGAACTTGACCAAGAACCCATCCAATCCTCTGAAATGCATGAACCTGACGCAAGCACAGCGTATAGATGGCCTGTGTCAAGTATTCAACTGCAGAGTCAACACAGTGGTGCTGTCCAAACTGAGCGGCGACCTTCCATAGGGGCAGATTTTCAAGCAAGGCCTCAGTATTTTGCCCCCAGCGAACCAGGCAGACCAG ATGCCCCAGGTGCAGGCCAAGATGCCTCCAGCATGGGCCGGGTGAATGACCGGGTGCTGCGAAGATTTCCTGAACAGTTTTTAAgccaaaagacacaaaacacagtgTATAGATGGCCTGTGTCAAGTATTCAACTGCAGAGTCAACACAGTGGTGCTGTCCAAACTGAACAAATTCAAGCAAGGCCTCAGACTAATGACAGGGTGCTGCAAAGATTTCCTGAACGGTTTACAAGCCAAAAGCCGGTGGATGTAATGCAACTCAATGAACCAAATTCTAAATTCTTTCAGAACAAAGATGAACTTGACCAAGAAACCATCCAATCCTCTGAAATGCATGAACCTGACGCAAGCACAGTGTATAGATGGCCTGTGTCAAGTATTCAACTGCAGAGTCAACACAGTGGTGCTGTCCAAACTGAACAAATTCAAGCAGGGCCTCAGACTAATGACAGGGTGCTGCAAAGATTTCCTGAACGGTTTATAAGCCAAAAGCCGGTGGATGTAATGCAACTCAATGAACCAAATTCTAAATTCTTTCAGAACAAAGATGAACTTGACCAAGAAACCATCCAATCCTCTGAAATGCATGAACCTGACGCAAGCACAGTGTATAGATGGCCTGTGTCAAGTATTCAACTGCAGAGTCAACACAGTGGTGCTGTCCAAACTGAACAAATTCAAGCAGGGCCTCAGACTAATGACAGGGTGCTGCAAAGATTTCCTGAACGGTTTATAAGCCAAAAGCCGGTGGATGTAATGCAACTCAATGAACCAAATTCTAAATTCTTTCAGAACAAAGATGAACTTGACCAAGAACCCATCCAATCCTCTGAAATGCATGAACCTGACGCAAGCACAGCGTATAGATGGCCTGTGTCAAGTATTCAACTGCAGAGTCAACACAGTGGTGCTGTCCAAACTGAGCGGCGACCTTCCATAGGGGCAGATTTTCAAGCAAGGCCTCAGTATTTTGCCCCCAGCGAACCAGGCAGACCAGGTGCAGGATCAGATGCCTCCAGCATGGGCCAAGATGCCCCCAGCCtcagtgagccaggcagccaagatgcccccaaccccagtgagccaggcagccaagatgccaCAGGCATAGATGCCCCCAGCATGGGCCAAGATGCCCCAAACCCCAGTGAaccaggcagccaagatgccaCAGGCCCAGATGCCCCCAGCATGGGCCAAGATGCCCCCAaccccagtgagccaggcagaCAAGATGCCCCAGGTGCAGGCCAAGATGCCTCCAGCATGGGCCGGGTGAATGACCGGGTGCTGCGAAGATTTCCTGAACAGTTTTTAAgccaaaagacacaaaacacagtgTATAGATGGCCTGTGTCAAGTATTCAACTGCAGAGTCAACACAGTGGTGCTGTCCAAACTGAACAAATTCAAGCAAGGCCTCAGACTAATGACAGGGTGCTGCAAAGATTTCCTGAACGGTTTACAAGCCAAAAGCCGGTGGATGTAATGCAACTCAATGAACCAAATTCTAAATTCTTTCAGAACAAAGATGAACTTGACCAAGAAACCATCCAATCCTCTGAAATGCATGAACCTGACGCAAGCACAGTGTATAGATGGCCTGTGTCAAGTATTCAACTGCAGAGTCAACACAGTGGTGCTGTCCAAACTGAACAAATTCAAGCAGGGCCTCAGACTAATGACAGGGTGCTGCAAAGATTTCCTGAACGGTTTATAAGCCAAAAGCCGGTGGATGTAATGCAACTCAATGAACCAAATTCTAAATTCTTTCAGAACAAAGATGAACTTGACCAAGAACCCATCCAATCCTCTGAAATGCATGAACCTGACGCAAGCACAGCGTATAGATGGCCTGTGTCAAGTATTCAACTGCAGAGTCAACACAGTGGTGCTGTCCAAACTGAGCGGCGACCTTCCATAGGGGCAGATTTTCAAGCAAGGCCTCAGTATTTTGCCCCCAGCGAACCAGGCAGACCAGATGCCCCAGGTGCAGGATCAGATGCCTCCAGCATGGGCCAAGATGCCCCCAGCCtcagtgagccaggcagccaagatgcccccaaccccagtgagccaggcagccaagatgccaCAGGCATAGATGCCCCCAGCATGGGCCAAGATGCCCCAAACCCCAGTGAaccaggcagccaagatgccaCAGGCCTAGATGCCCCCAGCATGGGCCAAGATGCCCCAAACCCCAGTGAaccaggcagccaagatgccaCAGGCCCAGATGCCCCCAGCATGGGCCAAGATGCCCCCAaccccagtgagccaggcagaCAAGATGCCCCAGGTGCAGGCCAAGATGCCTCCAGCATGGGCCGGGTGAATGACCGGGTGCTGCGAAGATTTCCTGAACAGTTTTTAAgccaaaagacacaaaacacagtgTATAGATGGCCTGTGTCAAGTATTCAACTGCAGAGTCAACACAGTGGTGCTGTCCAAACTGAACAAATTCAAGCAAGGCCTCAGACTAATGACAGGGTGCTGCAAAGATTTCCTGAACGGTTTATAAGCCAAAAGCCGGTGGATGTAATGCAACTCAATGAACCAAATTCTAAATTCTTTCAGAACAAAGATGAACTTGACCAAGAACCCATCCAATCCTCTGAAATGCATGAACCTGACGCAAGCACAGTGTATAGATGGCCTGTGTCAAGTATTCAACTGCAGAGTCAACACAGTG GTGCTGTCCAAACTGAACAAATTCAAGCAGGGCCTCAGACTAATGACAGGGTGCTGCAAAGATTTCCTGAACGGTTTATAAGCCAAAAGCCGGTGGATGTAATGCAACTCAATGAACCAAATTCTAAATTCTTTCAGAACAAAGATGAACTTGACCAAGAACCCATCCAATCCTCTGAAATGCATGAACCTGATGCAAGCACAGCGTATAGATGGCCTGTGTCAAGTATTCAACTGCAGAGTCAACACAGTGGTGCTGTCCAAACTGAGCGGCGACCTTCCATAGGGGCACATTTTCAAGCAAGGCCTCAGTATTTTGCCCCCAGCCCCAGTGAACCAGGCAGACCAGATGCCCCCAACCCCAGTGAGCCAAGCAGACCAGATGCCCCAGGTGCAGGTCCAGATGCCTCCAGCATGGGCCGGGTGAATGACCGGGTGCTGCAAAGATTTCCTGAACCGTTTATAAGCCAAAAGACACAAAACGCAGTGTATAGATGGCCTGTGTCAAATATTCAACTGCAGAGTCAACACAGTGGTGCTGTCCAAACTGAGCGGCGACCTTCCATAGGGGCACATTTTCAAGCAAGGCCTCAGACTAATGACAGGGTCCTGCAAAGTTTTCCTGAACAGTATACAAACCAAAAGACAGTGGATGTAATCAAAGTCCTTAATGAACCAAATTCTGAATCTCTGTATGGCAGTAAGACCTCACAGGAGGCAAAACAGGCTTCTAATGTTTTGCACCAAAAAGAGCAGGGGAGCCAGCAACCTATTCAGTCTACTGACACCACTGTGAGTCATGGTGTCCAGATGCTGGAGCCCAGTAAAACCAACCCTGTCCAGAGTCCAAATGAGTTTTATTCAGAGCCAGACCCACAGTTTGGATCTGAAGGCACCATAAGGCCTGGTTCTCagtctgctgccactgccacagagATACTGGGCACAACCTCAGGCTACTTGAGTCCACATGAGCCAAAGTACCAGCTACCTGCTCAGACCAGCTCTAGCTACAGCTATGGAACTAGTGGGCAGCTTGCTAATAAAGGGGATCCAGTGCCTTCTGGAAGTCATGGCCCTATCAGAAGCCAAGGTGGAGTTGAGGGCAGACAGCCCAGTGGTGAGCAAAACTTGCCTTCAAGAGTTGATGCACTCAATCGGCTTAAGCAAGCTCTTCACAATGTGTCAAGAGGTCACCTGTTTCACTCTGTTATGCAGAGGCTTATTCCAGCTAGTTCTCCCTCCTGGAACATGGGTGAAGGATGGGATTTCCTTGGCAGTGCTGAGAACTCCCCATCCTTAACCGGAGACCAAAGTCATTTTGGAGATGATGGAAATGACTTGTCCACCAGTGTGAGTCGAGGTGAAACTTCCAGCAGCAAGAGCAGCATCAGTCATGCTCCTGAAAATGTTGGATCTGGAAAAAGTGATGGTGGCGTCATGTCGCCTTCACCTTTGGTGAACGTGTATGGAAGTGGATCTAGCAGTGCCTTGTCCAATGCTGTGTCCTCCCACAGAGGCAATGATGGCTCCGCAAGGAAGGGGACCACCATCCAGCAAACTACTAAAGAAGCCCCTAAAGGACCCTTGCAAATGTCGGCTGCCTGTTTGACACGTAAAGTAATCCCTGCCCAGAGGAGAATTCCAGCAAAAAGCTTCTATCGGAAAATGTCTGCTGTGAAACCAGCTAAACACCATTGGCCTCTCCTTACTCCAAAACGGTTTCGCAAGCTAAGGGTCCTGGaag GAAAATGTGAAGGGGCTGCCCACAAACTTTAA